GTGTACATAACCATAATAACACTGCCCAGCAACTATTATCAAAACACTCGCCTTTGGTAAATCTATGTGTTTAAAACACTGGTTTGCTTTTacagataacaagagctgtcagttgacagcgtgctcgactattctcagtgcttgatagtataatataagctatgagtaaaactttaacattacaataagcatattttaagtcgaaaaggggccatacttcagtcaaaatgcttgatagagttgtctgctcctgtgtACGAccggggtcatgatggtaaacaagtatgcaaaatatgaaagcaatatctcaatggactttgaaaatatttggggtggtacgcaaactttaacatttattctaagtcgaaaaggggccataattcagtcaaaatgcttgatagagttgcctcctcctttttacagactggggtcatgatggtaaacaagtatgcaaaatatcaaagcaatatctcaatggactttgaaaatatttggggtggtacgcaaacttcaacatttataagtcgaaaaggggccataattcagtcaaaatgcttgatagagttgcctcctcctttttacagactggagtcatgatggtaaacaagtatgcaaaatatcaaagcaatatctcaatggactttgaaaatatttggggtggtacgcaaactttaacatttgtgtgacgctcgcgctcatgctaacgctcacgccgatgccagggcgagtaggatagctcccctattcttcgaatagtcgagctaaaaatgatcgtGTAACACAGGCTGTAATTCCTGGAAAGCTTGCGATGTTACTCATTTTGAACCTCTGACATTAACTGAACTGAGGATGGAAATTTTAACATATTCTTAACAGTATGAAATTACAACCCCTCTAAGTTtaaacaggtgtaacattatgaaaACAGCAACAACTATACCAGTTATAACATAATCTCTGATATATCATCCCACCTTTACAGGGCGTCAAGTGCTTTTGGGAGTCAAAAATATAGGTAGGATCCTGAAATATAGGTATTTGGGGGCCAGAAATATAGGATTATATAGGTtgcttataatgaagaaaacaagtcagacaagtgttttatcctcctccaccacctaccagcactctcttttattaaacataaaatacaaaggaacagaaaaagtggctacttttatgattttaaacaaataacattttaacatatatcttactttcataataaactattaattcaccaacagacaaaactttaccaatactggtactcaaatcagtttaacagggAATTAGGCAAACCAAGCCATATTGCTAACAACATATATCATCTGCTATTGGACAATGAAACATAGCTTTGAATGTTTCTCCAATTCCATCATTGGTTCAAAAGCTTATATTAGAATAGGCACATTTTGCTGCCCACAATACTTCAGCAGAAATAACATCATCTTTAGCATATGAATAGCTTAAAATTTGCTTTTGCTTTGAGGTGGAAGCTGGTGATTCACTAATGCTACCATGGACTGTTCCTTCTGAAGTTGAACATGGGTTTTCATCAGCTGTTGGAGGTTTAAATTTCAGTTTAGCTTGTGTTGATGAGAAagcaattttacttaatttcttgTGTTGAGTGCCTTTTGCATGTTGAAGAATTTGTCTCAGTCCAGCATTATCACACTTTATGTCAGTTTTGCACAATGTACAGTGACCATAAGAGTCACTCTTCCCCTTGACACACCATAATTTCAGTTCATGTCCATTGCCATCTACTTCTGATCTCGAAACTGACTCTTATTAGCAGGCATTATGAGGCCAATTGAAAAAAGAACTTCCATTACTTAAAGCTTTCCTAAAGCTGGGCTGGGCAGGGTCACTACACCTGAAAGGAATACAAATTTCAATGCCTAAAAGGTAACAGcatatttataaactcaataatcatagaattacttcttttttaatggtttgaatgacctttgtattccttgcttaccacaaaatttccagattataggtatttataggtattttggcaaaatataggattttataggttattataggtagagggctaaaatataggaaaatataggtaaatataggtAACTTGACACCCTGCCTTTATAATGTAAGTGAAGTCCAAAAATTCTATATTGTAAATAGCTTCTTGTTACTGTAAGAACTGACATGATCACAGCTTTTCATTTAGTATTTTGAACCATTTGAAATATCAGTTTTCACAATAACAAAAAGGTTTTATCTGCCCTCCTGTCTACTCTAACTCCAAATTATAATTAATACTATTTCAGCAAAATTAAAGAATAGCAAAAAACACTAATTGGTAAGTAAAGATTAGTAATAATTTGGCTTGAAATAAAATGCAGTACTTAAAATATATGATCTAATTACTTTCCAAATCCAAAACAcaactttttgttttcttgaagtcATATGATAGACATAATCATTTATCTTTTATACAACCAAGTATTTAACAGTACTTTAATTCAATACACAGATTAAATTTGTCGTCAAATTTTGTCAAATCTCATCTCATCAGATgcaaaaaggaaagaataataaggacaaaatttttgcaaaaaatgtgTCATACAGTAATCACAtaagactttgaaaatattgttcaatGTAAGCATGTTATTTTGTTCGGTTTTTGTTAATACAGCATAAAAtgtcatgaaaacaaaaatcaaaaatgaaaacacaaaCAAAGATGTGGTGAATATTATGCTGATGATAACaacgatgatgaaaatgatgacgATGACAGAGTGAGTCGGTCTGCCCCCTCCTTTATACCTTCAGTAATAAGATCGACCTGCagagaaaaacaaatacataGCATCCTATAGTTGGGTAAAAATTAGGATTTTTTAGGTTTATATCTACGAGTTTAACATTGCACACGAAGCTCATGATTAAGTACCATTTGGCATCCCCTCCAGCACCCCCAAACTGGAAAGCATAACTTTTTTTAACTTATAACTTAGACCTAAATAATTTTTATGAAGTTGTTGACTGGCCTCGCTGACAAAACGTATCAATATCAAAAGAATTTAAAACTGCTTAAGCAGAGGGACCAGATGTCAGTAAAATTCGAAAGCTTTGgggtcaaattttcaaaaaacataactTTAAAGGATTACAGTGTGTCAAATATTTAGCCTCACAGCTTGCTACAGTTGATGGTATCATTGCCAAAATATTTACCTAGATCCCCCTTAGATTCTCTTCACTCTAAACCAAAATCCTAGATAAGCTCCCTCCAAAGGGCTTTCACACAATTTATCATGGAAGATGTATGAAAAGCATTgcaaacaattttgataaaactgatacaaaagtTCCCTAAAGATTTCaggctacttcagaacaattatTCCTAAGGGTTTAGACCCAGAAGGTTGTAATTACATATAAAGAAGTCACAATTGTCATCTATAGAGCACATATTGCCTGGCACAGTAAATCTGTCAGACAGCTTGCATtccttcaaaaaaaaataaaataaacttacgTGGTGAATACGATCTTGACCTAGATCTGGAATACGAGTGTCTACGTCGTCTACTGTAATACGGGGATGGAGAACGTCTTCTGTTGTATCCACCACGGTAACCATCATCATAACGGTCCCTCTCGTCATACCTTTCACTGCGGCTGTAGTTTAAATAGAAAATAGTTTGTGATATTTCATCTTCAAAGCTGTTGTTTAACTACAATAAATCACAGCTGTATTAGAATTGACTTTTTTCTTTAAACTTAGAATAGATTATTCTGTTTAGGTCAAGACTAACTGCTACAGTCAACTTTTCAACTTGATGATCATGTGATCGGGTATTCTAAGGAATGGACAGACTCCTTGGTAGAATCACAGGCATTCTGTTTGCAGACTGCCATTTATGAGAGGTCATCCCCTAGTGTTGCTTAAAGTCATTGCACTATGGAAGAAAAACTTAagtttagtttattttaatttatttttagctcgattgtgatgaaagctttaagcttatttgaaccactctcaaatctgcttccttgaaaaaccaatactggtgtcgtatgagaagtcatggttgtgacctcaatggggctcaaacccacgacccctgggttgagcagcATTAAAACTAGCAACATAAATCACCTTGTCACAATTCTTCTGAGCACACTAAATTTTAATCCTTGCCAATAtacaaagacttaaaaaacaacTAGAATGTGACTGTAGGACAGGTTCAGAAACCTCCATATCACAGAGACAAGACATGTAATGGGTGAGAAATGTGAGAAAACTACACTCCATCCTTCACTATCTGGAGTATATGTCTACCTGGTTGGTTTGCCAAGATAGATGCCAGGTGTAGGTGTGTGTGCCCTTCTTGTTATTGAATAGTCAACACGTATTCTTCTGCCATCAATTTCCAATCCTGTACATCTGTCTTTTGCCTGAAAATAATGCTATCATGAAAGTACAAAATGTGACATTACATTGCATGACATCAAGAGAagataaaatataacaatgttttttttattgtgtcCTTTTTCATGTTTATGGTATTCCTTTCTGCTATTGTAACGATAAATCAACATTCATTACTAATTGTCCAAATACTGTTTTATAGATATTTACATTCACTGTATATTTTTCAGAGCAAGAcaataacctttttttttcatactaaactgacacgaaaaagaaacgcaacaagtattgttacagtcaatatttataacatatttgatGTTTAGCCATACAAACTTGTATATCTAACAAaagtaaacataacagaaaacaatttcatcatcaaaaaatgaattttgtCTGAGATCACATTTCTTTCCATGCTTCAATGTCAGTGCAGTCGATAATGCGTATAACCACCATTGCTCTGTATGACAGCCTGCACTCTACGCGCCATGGAAGTGCACAGATTTCTGTGAACACGACTTGGAATACTGTTCTATTTCTCTTTGAGAGCCTGAGTCAACTCATCAACGTTGTTAGGAGCATGAGGACGTCGACATAACCTGCGTCCAAGTTCGTGCCACATGTGTTCTACTGGATTGCAATCTGGAGATCGACATAACCTGCGTCCAAGTTCGTGCCACATGTGTTCTACTGGATTGCAATCTGGAGATCGCGCAGGCCACTGTAACACCGGGACATTGTTTTGCTCTAGGAACTGTCTTGTCACTAAAGCAGTGTGTGGACAAGCATTGTCATGCATGAACATTAGTCTCTGACGTTGACGGAAGATTGGCACAATGTGAGGTCGAAGAATCTGCTCGATGTAACGTCTTGCGTTTAGATTGCTATTACAAACAACAAGGGTGGACTTAAGGTGGAATTTATAGCTGCCCACACCATGACTCCACCACCGCCGTACGGATAAACCTCACGTACACAGTTATTTGCGAAACATTCGTTGCGGTGTCTGTATATTCTGACCCTCCCGTCAGCGTGATGGAGATTAAATCTTGATTCGTTGCTAAATACAACAGTTCCCTACTGATGTCGTCGGTTATTTAGAGCCCATTGTTGCCTTTCTTGACGATGATGTCGGGTAAGAGCCTGACATCGAGCTGGATGATGGCAGTGAATCCTGCGTTCATGCAAATGATTTATCACTGTGTCACGGTGAATTGGTCGTCAGCGATTTCCAATTACAGCATGTGACGTGGATTGCACCGTCTCAAACCTGTCatgtaaatgacgttgacgtatcaTATTATCTTGATGTATGCTTGTCACACGCAGCGCACCTGAACGTGGACAGTCATCAGCTGTTCCTGTAATGTTAACGCGTTCAACTAACCTCAAAATTGTTGATCTTGAAACATTGTATTGTCTAGCTACCACAGTCTGTGAAATTCCACTGGCTAAAAGTCCCAGAATTTGACTTCTTTCTGCCATATTTAGCCTTGGCATTTTGAATAAGGAATTTAATCCGTGTTGAGTATACTTTTTGTACAGTAAATAAATGAGGCAATGTACACAGCAAGTTTTGTATCAATTCGCCTCGTGGTAAGATAGCACGAGGTGCATGAGCATTTTGTGCAGCGCCATTTAGATGACGGGAAGTGGAGTATTGAATGCAAAATAATCGATGGGGTGTGGAAGGTATACCGCacagcatacatgtatatgaatatagTATTGATATATGCTCTAAAAACGAAATGGTGAGGAAATATAattgttgtgtttatttttcgTGTTAGTTTATTTGCTACAAAAATATCAACTGCTACCCTTTCTGTATGACTGAAAGAgcaattaaagaaaattaaaatggtGTCATActaaaaattctttgaaaatcaGCAATCGGAATTGCATGACAGCTGAAACAGGTGTGATACATAGAGAAGTTACAGGAACTACTTAGTATTTTGTATTAGAGAGACAAGACCTTACGAAAATGATGTACAAAATATCCAACTAGTCTGCtgcattaaaaaacattttatactcAAGCCATTCATGACTCTTTCAGTACAAGTACTTAAGAGACTTTCAAATACTGGGATAGCCTCACCTTAACAGTATGTATCAAGTCATCTTCATATTAAAGCAAAATCATCATGAAACTACAGGATACTGACCTCTATAGCATCATCAACATTTCTGTAATACACAAAGGCAAATCCTCGGGATCTTCCACTCTGTCTGTCATAGACAACATTGCATTCCTCCATTTCTCCATACCTGCCAAACACCTCCCGCAGGTCACGCTCCTGTGTGTACAAGCTCAGACCAAACACTCCAAGACACTTGCTGGGCTCTGGGTCATCCTGTTGTGTATAAAAGAATTACAGATGCAGTAATACGTATGTATTGACATAAAGAagttgcaaaaaataaaaatatctttgtagTTGGGGGATAAAAGTTAGTGAGGAATGAAATTTTAGGTGGGGGTCATAGAGGGATGGCAGAGTAAGAGAGGAGGGTAAGACGGATACTTAGAAATCCTAAGAGATATATGATTTAAGTAAGTGTAATTAATGTCACTTTGTGTGTGCCCATGCGTGCGCACTCGTGACATCTCATGACAGAGACATGGAAAAGAACATTAGTCAAGTTGTATAGATTAAACATAGGAGCTCCTTGATATGGCATCACAGTTCAGAGtccaatttcttcaatatgaCAGGAGGGAATATCGTATTAACAGTATCTATTTATTTGTAGAAATTAATGACAATAAACACTGAACAAAAGGTAATCACGAGCTGTGTTATTACTAGTGTATGATATGATAGCGTCATAATGAtgttgggccgcttttgaggaTGACATTGCCTAAGAGATggcaaataaatattgtgcatgttctgaaatctgtaattttgATATTCGCATTCAGTATGTACATATCCgtcacattttcaaattttagcaaaatgggaccagaaataaagaaatgagagtaCTTTTCCAGATATCTATTGAACACCCCTAGTACTAGCCAAAAAATAATATGGTTCCTCAAGTCATGTAAGTTTTTGCCAgctgtacatgtaattataacatTTGTGACTCTGAGCCCGGAAACGAACCAATTACCAGAAATTTAGTCAGGTCCCAGTGATCTTGAGCGTAGTACCACAGATACCAAAACCAATATAGAACTTCCTCTAGTGGTACTTAGTAACtatatattgttttgataaaagatTAACCACATGATTTGTGATGCCCGCTGACTGTAAAACTTAACCAGTTCTTTGACATATGAATATATCAAAGTTTTATTGATGCATACCCTGTTTCCATCATGTCGCCGCCTTGATGACATTGGTGACCTACTTCTGGATCTGTCACGTCTGCTTCGACTTGGCCTATCTCTACTTCTTCTTCTGTCACggctttaaacaaaatttataattagGCACAAGAATAAGAATCAAGAATTTACAGTATTTTCTTTCATCATGCACGACAGTACCATCCGAGTTCTATTACCAAAGTCACTTTGTTTACCGGTACTCAATACCAATCTTACTTGAATGTATAACTACAAAAAGTCAGATAATGTAGAAATAATTAAACTGACAATAATAATGCATAACAGTCAGAGAACAGAAATAACTAAACTGACAATAATAATGCTATAACAGTCAGATAATGTAGAAATAATTAAACTGACATTGATAATGCGTAACATTCAGAGAACAGATTCTACAACATTAGAATCAAGTTTTCTTGCTTATCTAATGGGGCAAGAAAAGATTATCCAGACAGAAGGTAATCTTGTCTTTTCCCCAGTGAAAAGACAAGTTACACAACACACATGCTTATTTTGATGTCCTATGTTAACTGAAGTCATATCATAGTGTATCAGcaattttcatttacaaaatctttgaaaatatggcCGTAATACTaacaggcaagaaaaatgattaGATATAACTGCATGAGTAGGGCAGGTGTTTTTCCAATCTGAACACATCCTGGATAAAAAACCTTTGCTGCTTTTTAATCCATTCCATGCTGCCCCCTCACATTTGAGAAAATCCTGTCTTACATTTTGTACATCTTACACAGGCAGTCATATACCATCCTTTAGTCTTTTTTTATTACAACTTCATTCAATCTATAGTTCACTCTAAACTTTTCTGTTGTATTCACCAATAGAAACAAAAGGTTTgaatttttagaacattttatcCTGTTGATCAACTGTAGAAATTCTTAACTATGATGAGAAAAAAAACCTAACTTTTCATAAATAATGTTCTATTCACCGACATAGAGAAACTGCACTTACCTTCTACTTCTTGAACTGAAACAAAAAGACACCAACATTTATTAAATCAAAgaataaattctgtttaaaatatCACTGAAGGTATATATCACCCCTGTTCATCTGCTACAAGGTCTTTATCAAATCAGCATATTACCTCTTTGTAGGCACACTGTTTAAGCAATATTTCAAATCTAGTATGATCTATAAAGCAACTTCTGATATACCAGGTAAATAATACAAGAAGCTTTATTTCTTGTATGAAGTTTCCGTTTTTAAATCAGACAAAGTGCATAAACATATAAAGTACATGTAGTCTACTTCATTTCATGGACTTTCGATTTGTTTCCATTTCTGAAGATTCTGAAACCCTAGCAGAGCTCTAAAGAGAATTATAAACAAGGgtgccatagtcacaaaatacacccGTCGAGAGcaggtaaacaattgtgccaagtttcatcaaaatccctccatgcatgaagaagaaatgctccggacaaagttgttaTTCTTGTAttcagggcctcctctgggtttttcatacttgtcgccaaccttttcgccaatttgaaaaagttggagccactttagagccatttttgagccaaagttctgagccactttcATTTCTCttagttggctgtcatagtgtgtatagagaaataaaatattgtaaataatttcattaggaataataacaagTTTTGAAGGTGCattagtttattgtagaagtaatttttatttttatagctctttggtcagaATTACCAATTtttcaggactcatttattttcggaaaggaaaattcggatttttttctattctaaaaggtcgagttgaacacttgtctaatgatttttaagaagccatggtagcaagtgatatcttccagcttctgaacatttcaaagaaattaaccaggtccaggatacaaattgaggtcgatgtgtttttgttttcggatccatcgttaaaatcttttatgaaaactgaggaattacaaaattatcttgcaaaaactaacaaattaaatgtatctttcgtacttatttaaaattcgtcagtcatacaactgcatgccacaaacatgtcgatctttttttttttttgtaaaaaatcgcaaCACAAAGTACACCGTAATCAGCGTTAATTTTGGTAAATTCTCGGCAGAggtcaaacatacaagctggcagatgttttgattactggTTAATCATcaattcacacattattacgcaattatcttctcaaagtgtcaaaCAACCTCAATAGTCGAATTGTCAACACTgcctagactggttatcgattttattcactaccagcGTCTAGGTAAACATGTATCGATCATCTGAGAAAAACGGGTTTAATATTCGCGCTTGACCGTGTCAGACCCGTAGTACTGAAGTATAAGCAAGTAtagattgtaacatttttaacagttttgagacgtttatttgattaaattttgtcCTTATTTAACATGTGCATTTATGACTAAATCCTCAATATTAT
The sequence above is a segment of the Mercenaria mercenaria strain notata chromosome 3, MADL_Memer_1, whole genome shotgun sequence genome. Coding sequences within it:
- the LOC123531252 gene encoding transformer-2 protein homolog beta-like isoform X2; the protein is MLVSFCFSSRSRSRDRRRSRDRPSRSRRDRSRSRSPMSSRRRHDGNRDDPEPSKCLGVFGLSLYTQERDLREVFGRYGEMEECNVVYDRQSGRSRGFAFVYYRNVDDAIEAKDRCTGLEIDGRRIRVDYSITRRAHTPTPGIYLGKPTSRSERYDERDRYDDGYRGGYNRRRSPSPYYSRRRRHSYSRSRSRSYSPRRSYY
- the LOC123531252 gene encoding transformer-2 protein homolog beta-like isoform X1 yields the protein MLVSFCFSSRSRSRDRRRSRDRPSRSRRDRSRSRSPMSSRRRHDGNRDDPEPSKCLGVFGLSLYTQERDLREVFGRYGEMEECNVVYDRQSGRSRGFAFVYYRNVDDAIEAKDRCTGLEIDGRRIRVDYSITRRAHTPTPGIYLGKPTSRSERYDERDRYDDGYRGGYNRRRSPSPYYSRRRRHSYSRSRSRSYSPRLKTENGRIKLEDRKFGKVVYR